The genomic region ATTTAGAACAGTAGTTAAGTACTTTAGTTTATAACTAGAAGACAAAaatcaatatatgtatatgtgagTAAGAGTACAAATAAGTGAAGTGGATCACTTATGTTGTGGGTGATAGGAGAATGAGAGAAATGGAGAAGAAATTATGTGGGTCTTtcatttaattcaaaaaatttctttcattttcagcATGAGCATTACTATAAACAAACACATTCCCTCGATCCATACAAACGAATGAAATTAGTATAAGGATGtaatataatgaaaatagaGCTGTTTTGGAGTTCCCTATGAAATGAGGCAAAGAATGTCATGTGTctcaaatgataataaaataatgctaTTGTTAGAAGAGAAATGAcaagtgtcaaattttgatCGAATGAATCAAAGGATCACATGAATCAAATGATCTTTTGGTCAAACACATATGGAGgataaattactttcatttgtcatctttattttcatcttttaaatcaAGCACAACATCAAAGCTCAAAATTGACTAGATTATTTAAAACAAGTAAAGTGGCTTAATAGGAAAATATTAAACCTAAATTTGACTTGTtctttataatttgatattttcttaatttattaaatatagtcTTCAAgtatcttttaagtttttgtattTAGTATTCAACGTTTCATATTAGAGAATGACATAAAAGTTTGAAGAGAaacgaaattaaaaaaaatggaatataaaatatataatgataattttttaagataaaattacaattcattgaatttattttctatacaaaattAACATTTCACACACCCCACACACACAATGAACCATGTTATACAAATGaagtttaaaattaagtttaaattttttcaatttatttaggtAAAATGCAGAAATGTATTAGGCATATATACCGGGAAAATGTCTAGGGAAAAAGAGCCTCAACACGACTGCGATGAATGCAATCCATTTTCCAACTTCTCCTCTGAAccatagaaattaattaatgagtttTCAGTCAATCAATGTATAACTAACAATTGTATATATGAAGAGGGAAAATTAATTTGGTAAAGCGAAAACTACCAAATGTCGTCGTTTCTTTATTACCTTAAGAAGTGGAACAAGGACTCGGGAAAACTGAAGAATATGTAAGGCACTAATAACGCTGTTAGCATATTTGTCCTCCAGTTTGTGCTATCCAGTATCAGTAAATAACTGCAACAGAAAATTtcctcaattaataaaaaaatttcctccTTAAGCTGATCACTGGTTAATTAGCAACTTGTCAATGATTTGTATATGGATCCTCGATTAACAAATTAAGATATGATATAAGatgcatacaattttttttaaaaaaatatttttagtccttattttgtatttttatatttcatatcaATGAATTTGAACTTAAAATGGTTGGTAATTTAGTATCATAAAATTCATCGATATAAAAGTATAAGGATCTAAATTAAATCTGACAGcaaagtatttttcttttttaaataaaaaaggtttAACTACAATGATATACgaatcacatttttttcatatgttaTTTGCAACCAATGATATGTGAAAATTCACAAATGGattaagtgcatgtttggaaTGAAATTATAAGAAAGGTTGTGCATCTATTATAATGTAGATCTaacggataaaaataaaataagagttttgatcctttaataaaattacttttactttaaaaaaattcacctaAAATCCAAACGTGCACTAATTGATATTTTACTAAAGCAATGTTGAGAAGTCTTAATAACATATTCTCTAAtacaacacttttttttttctttattacttAAAGTTTATTGAAACAATCAAACAATAGAGAAAATGTTTTagaagaaatatattaaaaatgttgttagcatttctcgttatttttttccttcctagACAAACATATGTATTGGTTGGTATTGGCAAACAGGGTGAAAATTGAACTTATACATGGCAGCAAAGGAAGCTATCCATTTAAAGAAAGAAGTGCCAAAGCCTTTGCCTCCTAGCATGGTGGCATCGTGGAGGAGCTTATTGGCTGCAACCTTGAGTTCTTCTATATCGTAATCGATTAAACTAGCAACAACAGCATCGGTTTTCATAGCCACATACTCTTGTAATATTCTACCCATCGTGCTTCACTCACAACAATTCACTACGCTGTTGAGGTTCTCTTTTAATAGGactataataataacaagtgAGAAAGATTTATATATAACGGTAGCTTGGGGTGTACTTTTGAAATAACTAACTGTGGAATTGATCTTATGTTGTTATGAGAGTTCCTAATTCAAAGTTTCAACCAATGGTCAGGGAATGTAAAACGATGCGAACTTTCGGATcctcttcactttttttttttttccacttgtTTCTTGGCTTTGACTTTTTTTTCATGGGTTTACCATGTCATATTACGGGTTTGTGATGCACATTGCATTTCGTCCCTTGGGGAGAAAAGAATGTTAGggggcaaaaaaaaattaaaaaaaatcacataataagtaaaatcaacaagaattaatttctattattaataattCTTTAGAATTTAGTCTAATTTAGCCCCTGTAGCCAGTGGTTCCGTCCCTGCTTGGAGGGTGTGGTGACTGTGAAGtcatgcattaaaaaaaaactaaatttatataattaaaaaattataaaagtaaatgtGAAAAGAAATATCGTAGAAGAATGTAATAGGAATAAGAAATTATGAGAGAAAGTAATTTTCATTCTTATGGAAATATGAGATATCTATTCCTTTTTCATATGAATAAAAACTACGTAAAATGTAATATTGTAACCTTCTTGAGAATAAAACATACTTAAGAATATATTTTCATAACCTTCCCTCGAACATGAGAATATTTGTTCACACCCTCACATTTCTGGAAATGAGAAAAGATTACTTGAAGGAAATGCCCAATTAGTTATTCACCAAGAAAAATGTTCAGATAGTTTGTGTATATGAAAGAAGAGATTA from Glycine soja cultivar W05 chromosome 16, ASM419377v2, whole genome shotgun sequence harbors:
- the LOC114389503 gene encoding cold-regulated 413 plasma membrane protein 2-like, which gives rise to MGRILQEYVAMKTDAVVASLIDYDIEELKVAANKLLHDATMLGGKGFGTSFFKWIASFAAIYLLILDSTNWRTNMLTALLVPYIFFSFPESLFHFLRGEVGKWIAFIAVVLRLFFPRHFPDWLEIPGSMILILTVAPDIFAHRLRNNWIGLAIDLFIGCYLLQEHIRATGGFRNSFTQKHGISNTLGILLLIVYPICAFIIH